The following are encoded in a window of Balaenoptera ricei isolate mBalRic1 chromosome 1, mBalRic1.hap2, whole genome shotgun sequence genomic DNA:
- the PIK3C2B gene encoding phosphatidylinositol 4-phosphate 3-kinase C2 domain-containing subunit beta isoform X4 produces the protein MPPASIGRCHQGLPAGQTWAPGPTLLPMAMSCLRSQRREMRKLLPSATCWICTATVLLPLFLHSLRSGSDVQDYSLTGYVWSTVTPSPEHLGDEVNLKVTVLCDSLREPLTFTCNCSSTVDLLIYQTLCYTHDELRGVDVGDFVLKPCGLEEFLQNKHALGSHEYIQYCRKFDIDIRLQLMEQKAVRGDLARTVNDDQSPSTLNYLIHLQERPVKQTISRQALSLLFDTYHNEVDAFLLADGDFPLKADRVVQSVKAICNALAAVETPEITNALNQLPPCPSRMKPKIQKDPTVLAVRENREKVVEALTAAILDLVELYCNTFNADFQTAVHGSHKHDLVQEACHFFGSLAFTVYATHRIPIMWATSYEEFYLSCSLSHGGKELCSPQRTRRVHFSKYLFHLIIWDQQICFPVQVNRLPRETLLCATLYALPIPPPGSSSESNKQRRVPEALGWVTAPLFNFRQVLTCGRKLLGLWPATQESPSTRWSAPNFHQPDSVILQLEGTLAITKSNKIDFPTSAFDIKFTSPAGDKFSPRYEFGSLREEDQHVLKNIMQKESLYWLTDADKKSLWEKRYYCHLEVSSLPLVLASAPSWEWACLPDIYALLKQWTHMNHQDALGLLHATFPDQEVRRMAVQWIGSLSDAELLDYLPQLVQALKYECYLDSPLVRFLLKRAVSDLRVTHYFFWLLKDGLKDSQFSIRYQYLLAALLCCCGKGLREEFNRQCWLVSTLAKLAQQVREAAPSARPGILRTGLEEVGQFFALNGSCRLPLSPSLLVKGIVPRDCSYFNSNAVPLKLSFQNVDPLGENIRVIFKCGDDLRQDMLTLQMIRIMSKIWVQEGLDMRMVIFRCFSTGRGRGMVEMIPNSETLRKIQVEHGVTGSFKDRPLADWLQKHNPGEDEYEKAVENFIYSCAGCCVATYVLGICDRHNDNIMLKTTGHMFHIDFGRFLGHAQMFGNIKRDRAPFVFTSDMAYVINGGDKPSSRFHDFVDLCCQAYNLIRKHTHLFLNLLGLMLSCGIPELSDLEDLKYVYDALRPQDTEANATTYFTRLIESSLGSVATKLNFFIHNLAQMKFTGSDDRLTLSFAPRTHTVKSSGRISDVFLCRHEKIFHPNKGYIYVVKVMRENAHEATYIQRTFEEFQELHNKLRLLFPSSLLPSFPSRFVIGRSRGEAVAERRREELNGYIWHLIHAAPEVAECDLVYTFFHPLSRDEKAAGTSLAPKSSDGTWARPVGKVGGEVKLSISYKNNKLFIMVMHIRGLQLLQDGNDPDPYVKIYLLPDPQKTTKKKTKVARKTCNPTYNEMLVYDGIPKGDLQQRELQLSVLSEQGFWENVLLGEVHIRLRELDLAQEKTGWFALGSRSHETL, from the exons GTTCCTCCACTGTAGACTTGCTCATCTACCAGACCCTGTGCTATACCCATGATGAACTGAGGGGTGTTGATGTGGGTGACTTCGTGCTAaagccctgtgggctggaggaatTCCTGCAGAA CAAGCACGCCCTGGGCAGCCACGAGTATATTCAATACTGTCGAAAGTTTGACATCGACATTCGGCTACAGCTGATGGAGCAGAAAGCTGTACGCGGTGACCTGGCCCGGACG GTGAATGATGACCAGAGCCCCTCCACCTTGAACTACCTCATCCATCTGCAAGAGAGGCCAGTCAAGCAGACCATCAGCAG GCAGGCCCTGAGTCTTCTGTTTGACACTTACCACAATGAGGTGGATGCCTTCCTGTTGGCTGAT GGGGACTTTCCACTGAAGGCCGACAGGGTGGTCCAGTCCGTCAAGGCCATCTGCAACGCCCTAGCCGCTGTGGAAACCCCTGAGATCACCAACGCTCTCAACCAGCTGCCCCCCTGCCCTTCCCGAATGAAGCCTAAAATTCAGAAG GATCCCACCGTCTTGGCTGTGAGGGAAAACCGAG AGAAGGTTGTGGAAGCCCTGAcagctgccatcttggacctggTGGAGCTGTACTGCAACACGTTCAATGCAGACTTCCAGACAGCAGTGCACGGGAGCCACAAGCATGATCTGGTCCAGGAGGCCTGCCATTTTTTTGGGTCCCTGGCCTTTACGGTCTATGCCACCCACCGCATCCCCATCATGTGGGCTACCAG CTATGAAGAGTTCTacctctcctgctccctcagcCATGGCGGCAAGGAGCTGTGCAGCCCCCAGCGGACCCGAAGGGTTCACTTCTCCAAGTACCTCTTCCACCTCATCATCTGGGACCAGCA GATCTGCTTCCCTGTGCAGGTGAACCGGTTGCCTCGGGAGACCCTGCTGTGTGCCACTCTCTATGCtctgcccatccccccacccgGGAGCTCCTCGGAGTCCAATAAGCAGCGGCGGGTGCCCGAAGCCCTGGGCTGGGTCACTGCTCCGCTCTTCAACTTCAGGCA AGTCCTGACCTGTGGCCGGAAGCTTCTGGGCTTATGGCCAGCAACACAGGAAAGCCCCAGTACCCGTTGGAGTGCACCTAATTTCCATCAGCCAGATAGTGTCATCCTGCAG CTGGAAGGGACTTTAGCGATCACCAAGTCCAACAAG ATTGACTTTCCCACCTCGGCCTTCGACATCAAGTTCACCAGCCCCGCTGGAGACAAGTTCAGCCCCCGCTATGAGTTTGGCAGCCTCCGGGAGGAAGACCAACACGTGCTTAAAAACATCATGCAGAAGGAGTCCCTGTACTG GCTCACTGATGCTGACAAAAAGAGCCTGTGGGAGAAGCGGTATTATTGCCACTTGGAGGTGAGCTCACTCCCCCTGGTGCTCGCTAGCGCCCCCAGCTGGGAGTGGGCTTGCCTGCCCGACATCTACGCTCTCCTGAAGCAGTGGACCCACATGAACCACCAGGATGCCCTGGGGCTCCTGCATGCCAC GTTCCCAGACCAGGAGGTGCGTCGTATGGCTGTTCAGTGGATTGGCTCCCTCTCTGATGCTGAGCTGTTGGACTACTTGCCCCAGCTCGTGCAG GCCTTAAAGTATGAGTGCTACCTGGACAGCCCCTTGGTGCGCTTCCTCCTGAAACGAGCTGTCTCTGACTTGAGAGTGACTCACTACTTCTTCTG GTTGCTGAAAGACGGCCTCAAGGACTCTCAGTTCAGCATCCGCTACCAATATCTGCTGGCAGCCTTGCTGTGTTGCTGTGGCAAGGGGCTGAGAGAGGAGTTTAACCGCCAGTGCTGGCTTGTCAGTACCCTGGCCAAGCTGGCCCAGCAGGTCCGGGAGGCCGCCCCGTCTGCACGGCCG GGGATTCTCCGCACgggcctggaggaggtggggcagTTTTTTGCCCTCAACGGCTCCTGCCGCCTGCCGCTTAGCCCCAGTCTGCTGGTTAAGGGCATCGTGCCCAGG GACTGTTCCTACTTCAACTCCAATGCAGTCCCCCTCAAGCTCTCCTTCCAAAATGTGGATCCGCTGGGCGAGAACATCCGTGTCATCTTCAAG TGTGGGGACGACCTTCGCCAAGACATGCTGACCCTGCAGATGATTCGCATCATGAGCAAGATCTGGGTCCAGGAGGGGCTGGACATGCGCATGGTCATCTTCCGCTGCTTCTCCACTGGCCGTGGGAGAG GGATGGTAGAGATGATCCCCAACTCTGAGACCCTGCGCAAAATCCAGGTGGAGCACGGGGTGACCGGCTCCTTCAAGGACCGGCCCCTAGCCGACTGGCTGCAGAAGCACAACCCTGGGGAGGACGAGTACGAGAAG GCTGTAGAGAACTTCATCTATTCTTGTGCTGGCTGCTGTGTGGCCACGTACGTCTTGGGCATCTGTGACCGACACAATGACAACATCATGCTGAAGACGACTGGCCACATGTTCCACATAGATTTTGGCCGTTTCCTGGGCCATGCCCAGATGTTCGGGAACATCAAGCG GGACCGTGCCCCCTTTGTCTTCACCTCGGACATGGCGTATGTCATCAACGGGGGTGACAAGCCTTCCAGCCGCTTCCATGATTTTGTTGACCTTTGCTGCCAAGCCTACAACCTCATTCGCAAGCACACCCACCTCTTCCTCAACCTTCTGGGCCTG ATGTTGTCCTGTGGGATCCCTGAGCTCTCAGACCTGGAAGACCTCAAGTATGTGTATGATGCCCTGAGGCCTCAGGACACAGAGGCCAATGCCACCACCTACTTCACCAG GTTGATTGAGTCCAGCCTCGGCAGTGTAGCCACAAAGCTCAATTTTTTCATTCATAACCTGGCTCAGATGAAGTTCACAGGCTCAGACGACCGGCTGACTCTTTCCTTTGCTCCCCGAACGCACACTGTCAAGAGCTCTGGCCGCATCAGTGATGTGTTTCTCTGCCGCCACGAGAAGATCTTCCACCCCAACAAAGGCTAC ATTTATGTGGTAAAGGTGATGCGAGAGAATGCTCACGAGGCCACTTACATCCAGAGGACATTTGAGGAGTTCCAGGAATTACACAATAAGCTGCGGCtgctcttcccttcttccctcctgccCAG CTTCCCTAGTCGCTTTGTGATTGGCCGCTCACGGGGAGAGGCGGTGGCGGAGCGGCGGAGGGAGGAGTTAAATGGCTACATCTGGCACTTGATCCACGCAGCCCCTGAGGTGGCCGAG TGTGATTTGGTGTACACCTTCTTCCACCCCCTGTCCCGGGATGAGAAGGCTGCGGGCACCAGCCTGGCTCCCAAGTCCTCAG ATGGCACATGGGCCCGGCCGGTCGGGAAGGTTGGGGGAGAGGTGAAGCTGTCCATCTCctacaaaaacaacaaactcTTCATCATGGTGATGCATATTCGGGGCTTG CAACTGCTCCAGGATGGGAATGATCCCGACCCCTATGTCAAGATTTACCtccttcctgaccctcagaaaaccactaagaagaaaaccaaagtggCCCGGAAAACCTGCAACCCCACCTACAATGAGATG CTGGTATATGATGGAATCCCCAAGGGAGACCTGCAGCAGCGGGAGCTACAGCTGAGTGTGCTGAGTGAGCAAGGATTCTGGGAGAACGTTCTGCTGGGGGAGGTGCACATCCGCCTGCGAGAGCTGGACCTGGCCCAGGAGAAGACCGGCTGGTTCGCACTGGGATCTCGAAGTCATGAGACCTTATGA